In the Patescibacteria group bacterium genome, AAACTAAATCTACCATAACAGAATTATTAACATTCGTATTTGCCATTGGTTCTTCTGTATTATCATTGGCAAGAAATATCCATGCATATCCGCTGATAATAATTAAGACAACAACCGTAATTAATATTTTTGTATTTGCAGGCATTTAAAATTATTAATTTTTAAAACCACTTTTTTCTTTTAAAGTAAGCTACCATAAATACGGCGGTAGAAATGATCACAACCCACACACCATGATAACCATAGTGCCAATAGAGCTCTGGCATATTGCGGAAATTCATACCGTAAACGCCAACTAAAAAAGTTAAAGGAATAAATATGGTGGAAATAATCGTTAAAACTTTCATAATTGCGTTCATGCGATTGCTGATCGATGATAAATATATATCAACCATGCCGGACAACACATCGCGATAGGATTCGATAGCTTCGATCGCCTGGATGGAATGGTCATAAATATCACGGATATACGGACGGGTACTATTTTTCACCAGTGTTATTTCTTCCCGTTCAAAACGGCTAACCACATCACGGAGTGGCCATAAGGATCTGCGAAGCAACATTGAATCCTGCTTAATCTTGTTCAGCTTGTGCAGAGTATCTGAAGTTGGATTAATCAATAGTTCCTCCTCAATGGCTTCTATTCTATCTCCCAGCTCTTCCAATACAGTAAAATAGTTATCAACAATCGCATCCAACAATTCATAAACCAGATAATCACAGCCCATTGATCTGATTCTTTTACCGCCATCCTTGATGTTATTTCTGATAAAGCCAAAAACATCGCCCTCCGTTTCTTGAAATGTCGCCACTAGTTCATCTTTAAATATGAAACTTACCTGCTCGGCATGTATTTCTTTATTGGAATCAAGAACAAACATTTTTACCACAATAAAAATTGTTCCATCATTCAGCTCATATTTAGGGCGCTGGCGGGTATGCAAAACATCCTGCATCAGCAGATGATTCAATTCAAACTCCTGACCAATTTTTTCAATCTTCCGGACATCGCGCAATCCGGTAACGTTTATCCAGTTACAGTGTTTCTTCTTGATGGAAGTATCCAGTTTTTCCAGATCTATAACATACTCCTGAAAATAGCTTTCCGTGTTAAAAGATATCAACTCCACTTTAGTCTGAGTTGTTTCCTCCTGCGGATGTGTTATTAATACACCTTCCTTGTGATCCGATTTTTTAATAGATCTCTGAAAAAACTTCGTAGGAGATATTTGTGATAGTTTCATTGCAAATGCTTATTATTTGATTTTTGATACATTTATATACATAACTATTATACACCATTAATCAGATACTAAAAAACGAGGTTTTGCCTCGTTTTATACCCTCTATGCGCCGGTACATTGATGTATAATGTCCTGGCGGGGGTGGAAGGTATCGAACCCTCGTCTCAGGTTTTGGAGACCTACATTCTACCATTGAACTACACCCCCATTAGCCATATTCTATTTTCTCAAAGTAACTGGAAAATGAAGTGATTCGGATTCTACCATTGCCAGCCCAAGGCTGGTCCGCCTTTGGCGGAAACTACACCCCCAATATACTATTTGGTTTCTTTATGGACAGTGTGTTTTTTGCACCACTTACAGTGCTTTTTCATCTCAAGTCTTTCTTTGAGAGTTTTCTTGTTCTTTTTGGAATGATAATTAATGCGTTTGCATTCTGTACATTCCATTTTTATTAGATTATCTTGTGACATCTGTGTTTTCTAAATATGATTAATTAATTTGTATATGATGATCTACCGAGTAAATCAGGAGCTCACCAAACTGGGGCCCCCAAAAATCGCACAGCGGTTTTTGGGGAAAGGGGCACAAATG is a window encoding:
- the corA gene encoding magnesium/cobalt transporter CorA, yielding MKLSQISPTKFFQRSIKKSDHKEGVLITHPQEETTQTKVELISFNTESYFQEYVIDLEKLDTSIKKKHCNWINVTGLRDVRKIEKIGQEFELNHLLMQDVLHTRQRPKYELNDGTIFIVVKMFVLDSNKEIHAEQVSFIFKDELVATFQETEGDVFGFIRNNIKDGGKRIRSMGCDYLVYELLDAIVDNYFTVLEELGDRIEAIEEELLINPTSDTLHKLNKIKQDSMLLRRSLWPLRDVVSRFEREEITLVKNSTRPYIRDIYDHSIQAIEAIESYRDVLSGMVDIYLSSISNRMNAIMKVLTIISTIFIPLTFLVGVYGMNFRNMPELYWHYGYHGVWVVIISTAVFMVAYFKRKKWF
- the rpmG gene encoding 50S ribosomal protein L33 — translated: MSQDNLIKMECTECKRINYHSKKNKKTLKERLEMKKHCKWCKKHTVHKETK